From a region of the [Eubacterium] eligens ATCC 27750 genome:
- a CDS encoding EAL domain-containing protein — MENCYLGMAGHNVFNNKVKDIIHKNEHSVVLLALDISNFKYINDFYGMDEGDKVMQDIADYYFINEPLCLAAHGIGFDQFRGAYNVDGMTQEDVVSYITKKNEKFEAELSERYPLVYQHVYVGLYFYDNHELDVRMAVDRANLAKKSTKGRFDIHCCIYSEDNCNEYLEHMDMSNEFVHAYNENRIEIFLQPKISVSEGKAVGAEALVRMRNKEGELIPPVRFVPVLEHTGMIEKLDDIMLDKTFAFQRECINNGIRPVPISVNISRQRFTSDGLLGYVMELQQKYDIDASLVELEILETTFIDALDAMTDAINALRKQGFRINVDDFGSGYSSLNQIANIPADVIKFDRVFASRSLKNDKGRQVIKSLIQMLKMVNYELVFEGVETKEELDTVVSYGCDVIQGFYFDKPLPAKEFIQKYYKGSRESTYGT, encoded by the coding sequence ATGGAAAACTGTTATCTTGGGATGGCAGGGCATAATGTGTTTAATAATAAGGTTAAAGATATTATACATAAGAATGAACATAGTGTTGTTCTACTGGCTCTGGACATAAGTAATTTTAAGTACATTAATGATTTTTACGGTATGGATGAGGGTGATAAAGTAATGCAGGACATAGCGGATTATTATTTTATTAATGAACCACTGTGCCTAGCTGCTCACGGAATTGGATTTGACCAGTTCAGGGGAGCATATAATGTGGATGGAATGACTCAGGAAGATGTTGTTAGTTATATTACAAAAAAGAATGAGAAGTTTGAGGCAGAATTATCAGAACGATACCCACTTGTATACCAGCATGTTTATGTAGGACTTTATTTTTATGATAACCATGAACTTGATGTGAGAATGGCGGTAGACAGGGCAAATCTGGCAAAGAAATCAACTAAAGGAAGATTTGATATCCATTGTTGCATATATTCTGAAGATAACTGTAATGAATACCTTGAACATATGGATATGTCTAATGAATTCGTGCATGCATATAATGAGAACAGGATTGAGATATTTTTACAGCCAAAGATTTCTGTGTCTGAAGGAAAAGCTGTGGGTGCTGAAGCTCTCGTAAGAATGAGAAACAAGGAGGGAGAGCTGATTCCACCTGTAAGGTTTGTTCCGGTACTTGAACATACAGGAATGATTGAAAAGCTTGATGATATCATGCTGGATAAAACATTTGCATTTCAGCGTGAATGCATTAATAATGGAATCCGCCCGGTTCCTATATCTGTCAATATATCAAGACAGAGGTTCACAAGCGATGGCTTGCTTGGTTATGTGATGGAGCTTCAGCAAAAATATGATATAGATGCATCACTTGTTGAACTGGAGATTTTAGAGACAACATTTATAGATGCACTGGATGCAATGACAGATGCAATTAATGCATTGAGAAAGCAGGGATTCAGAATAAATGTTGATGATTTTGGTTCGGGTTATTCGTCACTAAATCAGATTGCTAATATTCCTGCTGATGTTATTAAGTTTGACCGCGTTTTTGCAAGCAGGTCATTGAAGAATGATAAGGGAAGACAGGTTATTAAGTCGTTAATCCAGATGCTTAAAATGGTAAATTATGAGCTTGTTTTTGAAGGTGTGGAGACAAAGGAAGAACTTGATACAGTCGTATCTTATGGCTGCGATGTTATTCAGGGCTTTTATTTTGACAAGCCGCTTCCGGCAAAGGAATTTATACAGAAATACTATAAGGGCAGCAGGGAGTCTACCTATGGGACATAA
- a CDS encoding ABC transporter ATP-binding protein, producing MKMSNTGKNNIMTDRVSYYFKSQWHILLTITISGLIYNLGLLAGPWFEGRMTGCLVNILGGKSTFTDMLILVICYVIAIAVVQISRYIKRFYVRRFANNVNKNMKEVLYNSLVHKSRPQLQEEGAGDILTKAILDVDDCAEGMRKFTTEIFDTGVALAAYAGMLLFYDWRLGLICMIFPPISYIIAEKMKVVVQKTGAEYKVQSGRLSTATLDRAENAVTYRVYGCEQERKQAYEDNLTAYEKSAVRANIWGTAFPPIYKVIALGGVIFILYFGSRNVLGTGWKSWDIAALATFVSCFAKLSEKSSHAARLFNAVHKAQVSWKRIKPLMKHENYENADNSVKCGTLEVKGLTFAYPGGPDIFEDVTFEAEKGNIIGVTGSVACGKSTFGKVFLCEYPYKGSIKIAGNELSELDDAKKAGLVAYLGHDPELFNDTVKNNILMGDDENVDKLLKAVCFDEEVNEMENGQETYVGNTGVRLSGGQAQRLALARTLCHKKPLIILDDPFSALDKDTERKVFANLKEYTKDCVVILISHRLYLFPQIDKVIWMENGKTIAGTHDEIMNKCPQYAVLYNEQNGGASDEE from the coding sequence ATGAAGATGAGTAACACAGGAAAGAATAATATTATGACCGACAGGGTATCATATTATTTTAAATCACAATGGCATATACTTCTGACAATAACAATATCCGGTCTTATATATAACCTCGGACTTCTTGCAGGTCCGTGGTTTGAAGGACGAATGACAGGCTGTCTTGTTAATATACTTGGCGGTAAATCAACATTTACAGATATGCTTATTCTTGTAATATGTTATGTGATTGCAATTGCAGTAGTGCAGATATCAAGGTATATCAAGAGATTCTATGTAAGAAGATTCGCTAATAATGTTAATAAGAACATGAAAGAGGTTCTGTATAACAGCCTTGTACATAAGAGCAGACCACAGTTACAGGAGGAAGGCGCAGGAGATATTCTTACTAAAGCTATCCTGGATGTTGACGACTGTGCTGAAGGGATGAGAAAGTTCACGACTGAGATATTTGATACGGGTGTTGCACTTGCAGCATATGCAGGAATGCTTCTTTTCTATGACTGGAGACTTGGACTTATATGTATGATATTCCCGCCTATATCTTATATCATTGCAGAGAAGATGAAGGTTGTTGTACAAAAGACAGGTGCAGAATACAAGGTACAGTCAGGAAGACTTAGCACTGCAACGCTTGACAGAGCAGAAAATGCAGTTACATACCGTGTATATGGGTGCGAGCAGGAAAGAAAACAGGCTTATGAAGATAATCTTACAGCCTATGAAAAATCAGCAGTCAGGGCGAATATATGGGGAACAGCATTTCCTCCGATATACAAGGTTATAGCACTTGGCGGAGTTATATTTATATTATATTTTGGAAGCAGGAATGTTCTGGGAACAGGCTGGAAGAGCTGGGATATTGCGGCTTTAGCTACATTTGTATCATGCTTTGCAAAGCTTTCTGAGAAGTCCTCACATGCAGCAAGGCTGTTTAATGCAGTACATAAGGCACAGGTGTCATGGAAGAGAATTAAACCGCTTATGAAGCATGAGAATTATGAAAATGCAGATAACAGTGTGAAGTGTGGAACACTTGAAGTAAAAGGGCTTACATTTGCTTATCCGGGAGGTCCTGATATATTCGAAGATGTAACATTTGAAGCAGAAAAAGGCAACATTATTGGCGTTACAGGTTCTGTTGCCTGTGGCAAATCAACTTTTGGAAAGGTGTTTTTATGCGAATATCCATATAAAGGAAGCATTAAGATTGCCGGCAATGAACTTTCAGAACTCGATGATGCAAAAAAAGCAGGGCTTGTAGCATATCTTGGACATGATCCGGAATTGTTTAACGATACAGTTAAGAATAATATTCTGATGGGTGATGATGAGAATGTGGATAAGCTTCTTAAGGCAGTGTGTTTTGACGAAGAAGTAAATGAGATGGAAAACGGACAGGAAACTTATGTTGGTAATACTGGCGTGAGATTGTCAGGAGGACAGGCACAAAGACTTGCACTTGCCAGAACACTCTGCCATAAGAAGCCGTTAATTATATTAGATGATCCATTTTCAGCACTTGATAAGGATACTGAAAGAAAAGTATTTGCTAATCTTAAAGAATACACCAAGGATTGTGTTGTGATTCTTATTTCACACAGATTATATCTGTTCCCACAGATAGATAAGGTTATATGGATGGAGAACGGAAAAACCATAGCCGGTACACATGATGAGATTATGAATAAATGCCCACAGTATGCGGTTCTTTATAATGAACAGAATGGAGGCGCATCTGATGAAGAATAA
- a CDS encoding HD domain-containing phosphohydrolase: MGHNNINNEELLEYILKDFKSGVQHGILVANLTYMLAKRMGLTDSECHELKIAGMLHDIGKLKLSEYLYGRNSGELSVEEMKYMRMHSKISFDVLKNYDYSDNIMKVVLYHHECYDGSGYPDNLKGTDIPLGARILKVTDEFAALISERPYRKAFDIDTAVNILIEEIKNLDMRVFIEFQRMIHEEETFEIIRNSKIDLDSLSLEDILSFAD, from the coding sequence ATGGGACATAATAATATTAACAATGAAGAACTGCTTGAATATATTTTAAAAGATTTTAAAAGCGGCGTTCAGCATGGGATTCTTGTGGCAAATCTTACATATATGCTTGCTAAGAGAATGGGACTTACGGATAGTGAGTGCCATGAATTAAAAATAGCTGGAATGTTGCATGATATTGGAAAACTTAAATTATCAGAATACTTATATGGCAGAAATTCTGGCGAATTATCAGTCGAAGAGATGAAATATATGAGAATGCACTCTAAAATCAGCTTTGATGTATTGAAAAATTATGATTATTCAGATAATATAATGAAAGTTGTTCTCTATCACCATGAGTGCTATGATGGAAGTGGCTATCCTGATAATCTTAAAGGAACAGATATTCCACTGGGTGCAAGAATTCTTAAGGTGACAGATGAATTTGCTGCGCTGATTTCAGAAAGACCGTATAGGAAAGCATTTGACATTGATACGGCTGTGAATATTCTTATTGAAGAGATTAAGAATCTTGATATGAGGGTGTTTATTGAGTTTCAGCGAATGATTCACGAGGAAGAAACATTTGAGATAATAAGAAATAGTAAGATAGATTTAGATAGTCTTAGTCTTGAAGATATTCTATCCTTCGCAGATTAG
- a CDS encoding ABC transporter ATP-binding protein: protein MKNKSVGKVILNTIKEKWLLTAGIAITVVGAIVMALFPPLILAKIIDTITSGTMPKFYMVLMYFGFLLITGLMESARETFLTVFGQKITHSLRSALMYKYSCLTTSGLTSQEPGTVVSRFVGDADTVENLFTSGIISMFADACKIISIVAVIWFKNKGLAIVLLVILPFLFVFTRIIQKNMLAAQIENRRAVGRASGHVPETLHNIRTIHTLGKENYMAQRYDEYICESYTAIEKNNFYDALYSPVILILNAIVVAVVMLFSASDNQSVLTFFGMSAGTAVAVINYISQIFAPVENLGMEIQTIQSAIAGVHRINEFFELDEFSVKKDLYIVENTAMAADSDVLVDFNNVTFSYDDDKNVVENLSFSIKKGEQVTLSGRTGAGKSTIFKLLLGLYDPDNGSVLIAGQKATAIPDSEKRKVYGYVEQTFHMVPGTVKDQITLYDTLITDEDVIEAAKTAGLHDAIMELENGYDTICKPEDFSQGQWQLLSIARAAAAKPELLLLDEITANLDADTEKNVLDALNRVSKNRTVISISHRTNAKMGRIIEIA from the coding sequence ATGAAGAATAAAAGTGTTGGCAAAGTTATATTGAACACAATAAAAGAAAAGTGGCTGCTTACAGCAGGAATTGCAATTACTGTTGTTGGTGCAATCGTAATGGCACTGTTTCCACCACTTATTCTTGCAAAGATTATTGATACAATTACATCAGGTACAATGCCCAAATTTTATATGGTTCTTATGTATTTCGGATTTCTTCTTATAACAGGTCTTATGGAGAGTGCAAGAGAGACTTTTCTTACAGTATTCGGACAAAAGATTACACACTCATTAAGAAGTGCGTTGATGTATAAGTACAGCTGTCTTACAACAAGTGGTCTTACAAGTCAGGAACCTGGAACTGTTGTTTCAAGATTCGTTGGTGATGCTGATACAGTTGAGAATCTGTTTACATCAGGAATTATCAGTATGTTTGCTGATGCCTGCAAGATAATAAGTATTGTTGCTGTTATATGGTTTAAGAATAAAGGACTTGCCATTGTGCTTCTCGTTATTCTTCCTTTCCTGTTTGTATTCACAAGAATTATTCAGAAAAATATGCTGGCAGCACAGATTGAGAACAGAAGAGCTGTTGGAAGGGCATCAGGACACGTTCCGGAAACTCTTCATAATATAAGAACAATACATACTCTTGGCAAAGAAAATTATATGGCACAAAGATATGATGAATATATATGTGAAAGCTACACAGCAATTGAAAAAAATAATTTTTATGATGCTTTATATTCACCGGTAATCCTTATTCTCAATGCTATTGTTGTTGCTGTGGTCATGCTTTTTTCAGCATCAGATAACCAGTCAGTGCTTACATTTTTTGGCATGTCAGCAGGTACAGCAGTTGCGGTAATTAATTATATTTCACAGATATTTGCTCCTGTTGAGAATCTTGGCATGGAGATTCAGACTATACAGTCAGCAATAGCCGGAGTACACAGGATTAATGAATTTTTCGAGCTGGATGAATTCTCAGTTAAGAAGGATTTATACATCGTAGAGAATACTGCCATGGCAGCTGACAGTGATGTGCTTGTTGACTTCAACAATGTAACATTTTCTTATGATGATGATAAAAATGTTGTGGAGAACTTAAGCTTTAGCATTAAAAAAGGCGAGCAGGTTACTCTGTCAGGAAGAACAGGTGCAGGAAAGAGTACAATATTTAAGCTCCTTCTTGGTCTTTATGATCCAGATAATGGAAGCGTATTGATTGCAGGTCAGAAGGCGACAGCCATTCCAGATAGCGAAAAGAGAAAGGTATATGGATATGTCGAGCAGACTTTCCATATGGTTCCTGGAACTGTCAAAGACCAGATTACACTGTATGATACATTGATTACTGATGAAGATGTAATTGAAGCAGCTAAGACAGCAGGTCTTCATGATGCAATCATGGAGCTTGAGAACGGCTATGATACTATATGCAAGCCAGAAGATTTCTCACAGGGACAGTGGCAGTTATTGTCAATTGCAAGGGCTGCAGCAGCAAAGCCTGAACTGCTTCTGCTAGATGAGATAACAGCTAATCTTGATGCTGATACTGAGAAAAATGTGCTTGATGCATTAAACAGGGTAAGCAAGAACAGGACTGTTATATCAATATCTCACAGAACCAATGCAAAAATGGGGAGAATTATAGAAATTGCCTGA
- a CDS encoding bifunctional chorismate mutase/prephenate dehydratase: protein MLDLNEIRNNIDKIDSQLVELFEERMKLTTEVAEYKIETGKKVLDPAREKAKLESVKKLVKNPDNVHAIDDLFAQIMANSRKNQYMLLEKMGQTLREPYEAIDEINKKDCKVVYQGVPGAYSYAAMINFFGKDVDNFNVPTWRECMEAVKQGKADYAVLPIENSNAGIVADVYDLLQEYNNYIIAETYVKIEHLLLGLPGTDLENVTAVYSHPQGLMQCDRFLDTHKDWQRISQANTALAAKMIFQEHNKTHVAIASKEAAELYGLDILKSGITDQEGNTTRFVIVTNTRKFVKNAQKMSIVFETANEAGTLYNLLSHIIYNGLNMNKIESRPIEGNVEGKRWNFRFFVDFTGNIDDPRVMNALRGIEEEAESIKLLGNY from the coding sequence ATGTTAGACCTTAATGAAATACGAAATAATATTGATAAAATCGACAGTCAGCTTGTAGAACTGTTTGAAGAGAGAATGAAACTGACAACTGAGGTTGCAGAATATAAGATTGAGACAGGAAAGAAGGTTCTTGATCCGGCACGCGAGAAAGCTAAGTTAGAATCTGTCAAGAAGCTTGTTAAGAATCCTGATAATGTGCATGCTATTGATGACCTGTTTGCACAGATTATGGCTAACTCAAGAAAGAATCAGTATATGCTTCTTGAAAAGATGGGACAGACTTTAAGAGAGCCATATGAGGCTATTGATGAGATTAATAAGAAAGATTGCAAGGTAGTATATCAGGGAGTTCCAGGTGCATATTCATATGCTGCCATGATTAATTTCTTTGGCAAGGATGTTGATAATTTCAATGTTCCTACATGGAGAGAGTGCATGGAAGCAGTTAAGCAGGGGAAAGCTGATTATGCGGTTCTTCCTATAGAGAATTCCAATGCCGGAATTGTTGCTGATGTGTATGATTTGTTACAGGAATATAATAATTACATAATAGCAGAAACTTATGTTAAAATTGAACATTTGTTACTTGGACTTCCGGGAACTGACCTTGAAAATGTAACTGCTGTATATTCACATCCACAGGGACTTATGCAGTGTGACAGATTCTTAGATACTCACAAGGACTGGCAGAGAATAAGTCAGGCTAATACAGCACTTGCAGCAAAGATGATTTTTCAGGAGCATAATAAGACCCATGTTGCCATTGCGAGTAAGGAAGCAGCAGAGCTTTATGGTCTTGATATCTTAAAGTCTGGAATTACAGATCAGGAGGGCAATACAACAAGATTTGTTATTGTTACTAATACAAGAAAGTTTGTTAAGAATGCACAGAAGATGAGTATTGTGTTTGAAACAGCTAATGAAGCAGGCACTCTATATAATCTTTTAAGTCATATTATATATAATGGTCTTAATATGAATAAGATTGAATCAAGACCAATTGAGGGTAATGTAGAGGGAAAGAGATGGAATTTCCGTTTCTTTGTTGATTTTACAGGTAATATTGATGATCCAAGAGTTATGAATGCATTAAGAGGTATTGAAGAGGAAGCTGAGTCAATTAAGTTGCTTGGAAACTATTAA
- the aspS gene encoding aspartate--tRNA ligase, whose protein sequence is MAESMVGLKRSHRCTEVSSADIGKKVTVMGWVAKRRNLGSLIFVDLRDRSGILQILFDENIIGKEGFDKAYTLRNEFVIAVEGEVIKRSGAVNENLKTGDIEIAAKTLRILSESETPPFPIEENIQTKEDIRLKYRCLDLRRPDIQSNIIMRSKVATLTRAFLANEGFLEIETPMLTKSTPEGARDYLVPSRIHPGKFYALPQSPQLFKQMLMCSGYDRYMQIARCFRDEDLRADRQPEFTQIDMELSFVDVDDVIDVNERLLAYLFKEVLDVDVKLPIQRMTWQEAMDRFGSDKPDLRFGMELQNVSDIVKDCGFGVFTGALENGGSVRGINAKGQGSMPRKKIDALVDFAKGYGAKGLAYIAIHEDGSYKSSFAKFMTEDQMNALVKAMDGEAGDLLLFAADRNKIVWNVLGALRVELANQMGLLDKSDYKFLWVTEFPQFEWSDEEERYVAMHHPFTMPMDEDLDMLETNPGAVRAKAYDIVLNGTEIGGGSVRIHQADVQSRMFKALGLTDEVANEKFGFLLDAFKYGVPPHAGLAYGLDRLVMLMAKRDSIRDVIAFPKVKDATCLLTNAPDVVDAKQLDELSIKIEEEKTEE, encoded by the coding sequence ATGGCAGAGTCAATGGTTGGCTTAAAGAGATCGCACAGATGTACAGAGGTTTCATCGGCTGATATTGGTAAGAAGGTTACTGTAATGGGTTGGGTTGCCAAGAGAAGAAATCTTGGTTCACTTATTTTTGTTGATTTAAGAGACAGAAGTGGAATCCTTCAGATTCTTTTTGATGAAAATATAATTGGTAAGGAAGGCTTCGACAAGGCATATACACTTCGTAATGAATTCGTAATCGCTGTTGAGGGTGAAGTTATTAAGAGAAGTGGTGCTGTTAATGAGAATTTAAAGACAGGTGACATTGAGATTGCTGCAAAGACTTTAAGAATTCTTTCAGAGTCAGAGACACCTCCGTTCCCAATAGAGGAAAATATCCAGACTAAGGAAGATATCAGACTTAAGTACAGATGTCTTGATCTTAGAAGACCTGATATCCAGTCTAATATTATTATGAGAAGCAAGGTTGCAACTCTTACAAGAGCATTTCTTGCAAATGAAGGCTTTTTAGAGATTGAAACACCTATGCTTACCAAGTCTACACCAGAGGGAGCAAGAGATTATCTTGTACCAAGCCGTATTCATCCAGGTAAGTTTTATGCGCTTCCACAGTCACCACAGCTCTTTAAGCAGATGCTTATGTGTTCTGGCTATGACAGATATATGCAGATTGCAAGATGCTTCAGAGATGAGGATTTAAGAGCAGACAGACAGCCTGAATTTACACAGATAGATATGGAATTATCATTCGTTGATGTTGATGATGTAATCGATGTTAATGAAAGACTTCTTGCATACCTTTTTAAGGAAGTTCTTGATGTTGATGTAAAGCTTCCAATACAGAGAATGACATGGCAGGAAGCTATGGACAGATTTGGTTCTGATAAGCCTGATTTAAGATTTGGTATGGAATTACAGAATGTATCAGATATTGTTAAGGATTGTGGCTTTGGAGTATTTACGGGAGCACTTGAGAATGGCGGTTCTGTAAGAGGAATCAACGCAAAGGGACAGGGAAGCATGCCTCGTAAGAAGATTGATGCACTTGTTGATTTTGCTAAGGGATATGGTGCAAAAGGTCTTGCTTATATTGCAATTCACGAAGATGGTTCATATAAGTCATCATTTGCAAAGTTTATGACAGAGGATCAGATGAATGCCCTTGTTAAGGCTATGGATGGTGAAGCAGGGGATCTTCTTTTATTCGCTGCTGACAGAAATAAGATTGTATGGAATGTACTAGGTGCTTTAAGAGTAGAACTTGCTAATCAAATGGGACTTCTTGATAAGTCTGATTATAAGTTCTTATGGGTAACAGAGTTTCCACAGTTTGAATGGTCAGATGAAGAAGAAAGATATGTTGCTATGCATCATCCATTCACAATGCCTATGGATGAGGATCTTGATATGCTTGAGACTAATCCTGGTGCAGTTCGTGCAAAGGCTTATGATATTGTTCTTAACGGAACAGAAATCGGTGGTGGTTCAGTAAGAATCCATCAGGCTGATGTTCAGAGCAGAATGTTTAAGGCGCTTGGACTTACAGATGAAGTTGCTAATGAAAAGTTTGGATTCCTGCTTGACGCATTCAAGTATGGTGTTCCTCCACATGCAGGACTTGCTTATGGCCTTGACAGACTTGTAATGCTTATGGCTAAGAGAGATTCAATCAGAGATGTTATTGCCTTCCCTAAGGTAAAGGATGCAACTTGTCTCCTTACTAATGCACCTGATGTTGTAGATGCTAAGCAGCTTGATGAGCTTTCAATTAAGATTGAAGAAGAGAAAACTGAAGAGTAA
- a CDS encoding DUF5050 domain-containing protein: MKKAITISVITIIGLLLAVLIFLSIRSSRLVYNNDNAIGNSAGNLNNGGLFCEYNDKIYFANPYDYNKLYVMNSDCTNAMKLNDDSVASINVCGSYIYYVKNNFKQETIGTIFRGQLFGVYRCDLNGESLKALYDSLSGTIALSGNSLYYQHYSDTTPLAFHKVDIAGKKDTKISDTPYSPACVHNGTIYFSDPVGKHNILSYDTKTDKTSVLYDCNSYLADVENGYAYYIDLSKNYSLVRLNTSNKTLELLYGEKGNKVVNYNVYGNKIFFQVESTDGMTGLYRMNIDGTQIETIAIGNITNIHCTSKYTFFQYYEDQGVLYRVSTSGADTSVEQITIK; this comes from the coding sequence ATGAAAAAAGCCATCACAATAAGTGTAATAACCATTATAGGATTATTACTTGCAGTATTAATATTTCTATCTATACGAAGCAGCCGCCTCGTATACAACAATGACAATGCTATTGGCAATTCGGCAGGTAACCTCAATAACGGGGGTTTGTTCTGCGAGTACAATGACAAAATATATTTTGCCAATCCATACGATTATAACAAATTATATGTAATGAATTCAGACTGCACTAATGCCATGAAATTAAATGATGACAGTGTCGCATCCATCAATGTCTGTGGCAGTTACATATATTATGTCAAGAATAATTTCAAGCAGGAAACCATTGGAACAATATTCAGGGGACAGCTATTCGGTGTTTACCGCTGTGACCTAAACGGCGAGTCATTGAAAGCATTATACGACAGTCTTTCCGGAACAATAGCCTTATCTGGTAACTCGTTATATTACCAGCATTATAGTGATACAACGCCTCTGGCTTTCCATAAAGTAGACATTGCAGGAAAGAAGGATACCAAAATTTCTGACACACCTTACTCACCTGCGTGCGTCCATAACGGAACAATATATTTTTCTGATCCTGTCGGAAAACACAACATATTAAGTTACGATACCAAAACTGATAAAACCTCTGTATTATATGATTGCAATTCATATCTTGCAGATGTTGAGAACGGCTATGCATATTATATTGACTTAAGTAAAAACTATTCACTTGTAAGACTTAATACATCTAACAAAACTCTTGAATTATTGTATGGAGAAAAAGGAAACAAAGTCGTTAATTATAATGTGTATGGAAACAAAATATTTTTCCAGGTAGAAAGCACAGATGGAATGACAGGCCTTTACAGGATGAATATTGATGGAACACAGATTGAAACTATTGCTATAGGCAATATTACCAACATTCACTGCACATCAAAATACACATTTTTCCAGTATTATGAAGATCAGGGAGTCCTTTACAGAGTAAGCACAAGTGGTGCTGATACATCTGTTGAACAGATTACTATCAAATAA
- a CDS encoding polysaccharide deacetylase family protein has protein sequence MKYLLIGSACVLFAVLGMVTYKKSQENKIVFTISDKICVSYGDNIDISNMQVIKNQHLHEKKNKTHITVEGDVNTRKIGDYDIDVIVRKGNKKASKKIVVEVADVEAPVIELSGDSEMTIEAGTQYEEPGFSADDNYDGDLTEKVEKNNDIDTCTKQDVIITYSVKDSSGNEAVANRTVHIVDTTPPQITLTQGSTCYVKCGTEYMEAGYYAEDICDGDITDKVQVTGDVNTSECGSYTVSYKVSDSSGNTAEAERTVRVYKPMTDNVVNPGDKVVYLTFDDGPGPYTQELLDVLDRYNVKATFFVTNGKPDYQNLIAEEASRGHTVAIHSASHDYSRIYQSVDAYFDDLNEMNNIILTQTGKYADIIRFPGGSSNTVSRSYCEGIMSQLVCAVEAKGFRYCDWNVSSGDAGSANTASQVICNVINGIKGRNISIVLQHDIKKFSVDAVEEIIQWGLSEGYTFLPITSTTPMSHHGINN, from the coding sequence ATGAAATATTTATTAATCGGTTCAGCATGTGTGCTGTTTGCTGTACTGGGGATGGTTACATATAAAAAATCGCAGGAAAATAAAATTGTATTTACAATTTCTGACAAAATCTGCGTATCATATGGTGATAATATAGATATATCAAACATGCAGGTGATTAAAAATCAACATTTACATGAAAAGAAAAATAAAACGCATATAACTGTTGAAGGAGATGTTAATACAAGAAAGATAGGCGACTATGATATTGATGTTATAGTAAGAAAAGGAAATAAAAAAGCATCTAAAAAGATTGTTGTTGAGGTAGCGGATGTGGAAGCTCCTGTTATTGAACTTTCAGGTGACAGTGAAATGACAATTGAGGCTGGAACACAATATGAAGAACCTGGATTTAGTGCAGATGATAATTATGATGGGGATTTAACGGAAAAGGTCGAAAAAAATAATGATATAGACACATGTACAAAGCAAGATGTGATTATTACATATTCTGTCAAAGATTCATCAGGTAATGAGGCTGTTGCGAACAGAACTGTTCATATTGTTGATACTACACCTCCACAGATAACTTTAACTCAAGGAAGTACCTGTTATGTTAAATGTGGTACGGAATATATGGAAGCTGGATATTATGCAGAGGATATATGTGATGGTGATATAACAGACAAGGTACAGGTTACAGGAGATGTCAATACAAGTGAGTGTGGCTCGTATACAGTTTCATACAAGGTGTCTGATTCTTCGGGTAATACAGCAGAGGCAGAAAGAACGGTAAGGGTATATAAACCTATGACTGATAATGTTGTTAATCCGGGGGATAAAGTGGTTTATCTTACATTTGATGATGGACCGGGACCGTATACACAGGAACTTCTTGATGTACTTGACCGATATAATGTGAAGGCAACATTTTTTGTAACAAATGGAAAACCTGATTATCAGAACCTGATAGCAGAGGAAGCATCAAGAGGACATACGGTTGCGATTCATTCTGCAAGTCATGATTATTCAAGAATATATCAGAGCGTTGATGCATATTTTGATGATTTGAATGAAATGAATAATATAATTTTGACCCAGACTGGTAAGTATGCTGATATTATCAGATTTCCAGGAGGTTCATCTAATACAGTCAGCAGGAGCTATTGTGAAGGAATAATGAGCCAGCTTGTATGTGCTGTAGAGGCAAAAGGCTTCAGATATTGTGACTGGAATGTATCCAGTGGTGATGCAGGCTCAGCTAATACAGCGTCACAGGTAATCTGTAATGTGATTAATGGAATTAAAGGCAGAAATATATCTATAGTATTACAGCATGATATAAAGAAGTTCAGTGTGGATGCGGTTGAAGAAATAATACAATGGGGCTTATCAGAAGGATATACATTCCTTCCTATAACATCAACTACGCCTATGTCACACCATGGAATTAACAATTAA